Proteins from a genomic interval of Nostoc sp. TCL240-02:
- a CDS encoding pyridoxal phosphate-dependent aminotransferase, translating to MESLTSRMQGVQSPIIPVVGELIKNSPGTISLGQGVVHYNPPPETIEFLPKFLADSANNLYKSVEGIPPLLTALAGKLQAFNGIEINGENCIVVTAGSNMGFMNAILAVTNPGDEIILNTPYYFNHEMAIAIAGCHPVLVATDENYQLRPEAIAQAITPKTRAVVTISPNNPTGVVYSEAALRQVNHICDTNGIYHISDEAYEYFTYNGVKHVSPSAFGSSKYTISLFSLSKAYGFASWRIGYMVIPKHLFVAIKKVQDTILICPPVISQYAALGALQAKEEYLQINIGAISQVRQLVLDSLNRLQGLCSITPANGAFYFFLKVDTQMDAFELVKRLIQEYKVAVIPGTTFGMDDGCYLRVAYGALQKETAKEGIERLVQGLETIVRN from the coding sequence ATGGAATCCCTAACCTCTCGTATGCAGGGTGTACAGTCGCCGATTATTCCTGTGGTTGGGGAACTGATTAAAAACTCTCCAGGAACAATCTCTCTAGGACAGGGTGTTGTTCATTACAACCCACCACCGGAAACTATCGAATTTTTACCTAAATTTCTCGCCGATTCCGCTAACAATTTATACAAATCAGTTGAGGGAATTCCCCCATTGCTGACAGCACTTGCTGGAAAATTGCAAGCCTTCAATGGTATTGAAATCAATGGGGAAAACTGCATCGTCGTGACAGCAGGAAGCAATATGGGATTTATGAATGCCATTCTTGCAGTCACTAACCCAGGCGATGAAATTATTTTGAATACGCCTTACTATTTCAACCATGAAATGGCGATCGCAATTGCTGGTTGTCATCCGGTGTTAGTGGCGACAGATGAAAATTACCAACTACGCCCAGAAGCGATCGCTCAAGCAATTACTCCCAAAACACGGGCTGTGGTAACAATTTCGCCCAATAATCCCACTGGAGTCGTCTATTCAGAAGCAGCATTGCGCCAAGTAAATCACATTTGTGACACTAATGGCATTTACCACATCAGCGATGAAGCTTATGAATACTTTACCTATAACGGTGTAAAACACGTTTCTCCTAGTGCATTTGGGAGTAGCAAGTATACTATTTCTCTATTTAGCCTTTCCAAAGCATACGGTTTTGCTAGTTGGCGCATTGGCTATATGGTGATTCCCAAACACTTATTTGTCGCTATCAAAAAAGTCCAGGATACAATTTTGATTTGTCCACCAGTCATTTCTCAATATGCAGCTTTAGGGGCATTGCAAGCCAAAGAGGAGTATTTGCAGATTAATATAGGTGCAATTTCTCAAGTGCGGCAATTAGTACTCGACTCCCTTAACCGCTTACAAGGTTTATGTAGCATCACGCCTGCTAATGGCGCTTTCTATTTTTTCCTCAAAGTTGATACTCAAATGGATGCTTTTGAGTTAGTTAAAAGACTAATCCAGGAATATAAAGTAGCAGTCATTCCAGGTACAACTTTTGGTATGGATGACGGTTGCTACCTGCGCGTTGCTTACGGTGCGCTGCAAAAAGAAACAGCCAAAGAAGGTATAGAAAGATTAGTACAAGGTTTGGAAACTATAGTTAGAAATTAG
- a CDS encoding secondary thiamine-phosphate synthase enzyme YjbQ, which translates to MPIINKLIEIETKPKINIYNITPQIEDFLASKSIKNGQVLVFSRHTTTALAINENEVRLLEDIKVFLQKLAPDSDSYLHNDLHLRDVPEDEPINAHSHLMAMMLTTSEIIPIVDGKLALGTWQSVLFFELDGPRKRTVFVQISGE; encoded by the coding sequence ATGCCGATTATTAATAAGCTAATTGAAATTGAGACTAAGCCAAAAATTAATATTTATAATATCACACCACAAATTGAAGATTTTCTTGCTTCAAAATCAATTAAAAATGGACAAGTTTTAGTATTTTCTCGACATACAACAACAGCTTTAGCTATCAACGAGAATGAAGTCAGACTGTTAGAAGATATAAAAGTATTCTTACAAAAACTAGCGCCAGACTCGGACAGTTACTTGCATAATGACTTGCATTTAAGAGATGTTCCAGAAGATGAGCCGATTAATGCTCACTCTCACTTAATGGCAATGATGCTGACCACTAGTGAGATAATTCCCATTGTGGATGGTAAATTAGCTTTGGGAACCTGGCAATCTGTGTTGTTTTTTGAGTTGGATGGGCCGCGCAAAAGAACGGTATTTGTCCAAATTTCTGGCGAATAA
- a CDS encoding ATP-binding protein yields MLCIEELINLDPFQQLSQEQLEWVCDRAQTVELSAGEVLSHEGDPACRLFILVKGKIKITRRSEGVEIPIGQHEAPSFFGEIPVLTDEPAPVTMRALTNCHLYQLKGEDFRKLLHECRNFERMVFRIMERRLRGLESFIRGREKMAALGTLSAGLAHELNNPASALVRTLGEMPAAILELQRMNLVYGQRNVEEAHTQDWLRIRDQGYDAILNNRLDPVTLSDRENVLLEWLEDYGVKQAWKLAEPLAEGGVEVETLDKMMERWRNDETELREMGLHWLSLSFEVMSMIKHGLRGAERISELVQAMKSYSYLDQGVQQEVNVHQGLEDTLRLFVHKLKCGIQVQRNYDQHLPKILAYGSELNQVWTNLIDNAIDAMDGKGLLEITTYHCDRFAHIDIIDSGSGIPPEIKTRIFEPFFTTKSVGRGSGLGLETTRRIVENRHHGTLSFESRPGRTCFTICLPKSAPLGN; encoded by the coding sequence ATGTTGTGTATTGAAGAATTGATCAACTTAGACCCGTTTCAACAGCTTTCTCAAGAGCAATTGGAGTGGGTTTGCGATCGCGCTCAAACAGTTGAACTTTCTGCTGGAGAAGTGTTGTCCCATGAGGGAGACCCTGCATGTCGCTTATTTATCTTAGTCAAAGGGAAAATCAAGATCACCCGCCGCAGTGAAGGAGTTGAAATTCCCATCGGGCAACACGAAGCCCCATCTTTTTTTGGTGAAATTCCAGTACTCACAGATGAACCTGCACCTGTCACAATGCGGGCATTGACAAATTGCCACCTCTATCAACTCAAAGGAGAAGATTTCCGTAAACTGCTCCATGAATGTCGTAATTTTGAGCGGATGGTTTTCCGCATTATGGAACGTCGTCTACGGGGACTAGAGTCCTTTATTCGGGGACGCGAAAAGATGGCCGCTCTAGGGACACTTTCCGCCGGTCTAGCTCATGAACTCAACAACCCAGCCTCAGCCCTCGTTCGGACTTTAGGGGAAATGCCAGCCGCCATCCTGGAACTACAACGAATGAACTTAGTTTATGGGCAACGCAATGTTGAAGAAGCCCATACTCAAGACTGGTTGAGAATCCGGGATCAGGGCTATGATGCGATTTTAAATAATCGTCTAGATCCCGTAACACTAAGCGATCGCGAAAACGTCTTGCTGGAATGGTTAGAAGATTATGGTGTGAAGCAGGCATGGAAATTAGCCGAACCTTTAGCAGAAGGTGGTGTTGAGGTCGAAACCCTAGATAAGATGATGGAACGTTGGCGCAACGACGAGACTGAATTGCGAGAAATGGGATTGCACTGGCTATCGCTCTCATTTGAAGTCATGTCAATGATTAAACATGGTTTACGAGGAGCCGAGAGGATTTCCGAACTTGTGCAAGCGATGAAGTCATACTCTTACCTCGATCAAGGCGTTCAGCAAGAAGTCAATGTACATCAAGGTTTAGAAGATACATTGCGACTGTTTGTTCATAAACTCAAGTGCGGCATCCAAGTACAACGCAATTACGATCAACACCTTCCTAAAATTCTTGCTTATGGGAGTGAACTAAATCAGGTGTGGACGAACTTGATTGATAACGCCATAGATGCAATGGATGGTAAGGGACTGCTGGAAATTACAACATACCATTGCGATCGCTTTGCCCATATTGACATCATCGATTCTGGTAGTGGAATTCCACCTGAAATCAAAACCCGCATTTTTGAACCTTTCTTCACCACCAAATCAGTGGGGCGTGGTTCAGGACTTGGTTTGGAAACCACTCGCCGGATTGTAGAAAATCGTCATCACGGTACGCTCTCATTTGAGTCACGTCCAGGTAGAACTTGTTTTACTATTTGCTTGCCCAAGTCAGCCCCTTTGGGGAATTAA
- a CDS encoding aldo/keto reductase → MQNRKLGNSNLEVSAIGLGCMGMSFSYGPPKDTQEMTDLLRAAVDRGITFFDTAEVYGPFTNEELVGEALAPFRDQVVIATKFGFDISPNSDPRGMKGSPGLNSRPEHIKEVVEGSLKRLKVETIDLLYQHRVDPNVPIEDVAGAVKELIQEGKVKHFGLSEAGVQTIRRAHAVQPITALQSEYSLWTRTPEKEVISTLEELGIGFVPYSPLGKGFLTGKMDENATFDSSDFRSTLPRFTPEALRANQSLINLLGSIAEQKQATPAQIALAWLLAQKPWIVPIPGTTKLHRLDENIGAVSVELTPDDLRDIDDATSKIAVQGARYPEKLEQMTGR, encoded by the coding sequence ATGCAAAATCGCAAACTTGGAAACAGTAATCTAGAAGTCTCGGCGATCGGGCTTGGCTGTATGGGAATGAGCTTTTCTTATGGCCCACCCAAAGACACACAGGAGATGACCGATCTTCTTAGGGCCGCCGTTGATCGCGGCATTACATTCTTTGACACCGCCGAGGTCTACGGCCCTTTCACCAACGAAGAGCTGGTCGGTGAAGCTCTCGCTCCCTTCCGCGACCAAGTGGTCATCGCCACCAAATTCGGGTTCGACATCAGTCCGAATTCTGATCCCCGTGGCATGAAGGGTTCACCCGGATTGAATAGCCGACCGGAGCATATTAAGGAAGTCGTGGAGGGTTCGCTCAAGCGACTCAAGGTCGAGACAATCGACCTACTCTATCAGCACCGAGTTGACCCGAACGTGCCGATCGAAGATGTGGCAGGAGCAGTGAAAGAACTGATTCAGGAAGGTAAGGTTAAGCACTTTGGACTCTCTGAAGCAGGAGTGCAAACTATCCGTCGCGCGCACGCAGTTCAGCCGATCACTGCTCTCCAGAGTGAATACTCGCTGTGGACGAGGACTCCTGAGAAGGAAGTGATATCGACCCTTGAGGAACTCGGAATCGGCTTTGTCCCGTACAGCCCACTGGGTAAGGGCTTTCTCACTGGCAAGATGGACGAAAACGCCACCTTCGACAGTTCCGACTTCCGCAGCACCCTGCCTCGCTTCACGCCGGAAGCTCTCAGGGCGAATCAGTCTCTGATTAATCTGCTCGGTAGCATTGCAGAACAGAAGCAGGCGACACCTGCTCAGATCGCACTTGCCTGGCTGCTAGCTCAGAAGCCGTGGATTGTTCCGATCCCAGGTACCACAAAGCTGCATCGCTTGGACGAAAACATTGGGGCAGTCTCCGTTGAACTCACGCCTGACGATCTGCGTGACATCGATGATGCCACCTCCAAGATCGCGGTGCAAGGGGCGAGATACCCCGAAAAGCTGGAGCAGATGACCGGTCGTTGA
- a CDS encoding tetratricopeptide repeat protein: MKQPLNQVKEWEQRRDEANRYYQRGKFQESLDLATKNLHLARAIRDRAREGHTLNDLGLAHLSCWQPQRALERFNQALSVAIEIGNPPAEATALSNLGSTYSRLGRFSQALEYFDKALPIFRRSQDTQSEVSTLNDVALIYTRLGEPKRALLLQHQILRMRRLLGDFSGEATTLNGIGFAYNVLGKFEQALEFFEAALPIQRAVKNVVGEATTLNNIASIYSDLGKPKQALLLYSQVLLTRRAISDQAGVATTLHNIGFTYSTLAQHRQAMKFYKQAIVIYQQLGDSLGEISTLLNMGTLYATTKRKKMARSCYQNAQDLAEQIEYQPLLEKVQQFIDSL, from the coding sequence ATGAAGCAACCTTTAAATCAAGTCAAAGAGTGGGAACAACGTCGTGATGAAGCAAACCGCTACTACCAGCGCGGTAAATTTCAAGAATCTCTCGATCTTGCAACCAAAAATTTACACTTGGCTAGAGCAATTCGAGATCGAGCCAGAGAAGGTCACACATTGAACGATCTCGGTTTAGCTCACCTCAGTTGCTGGCAACCTCAAAGAGCATTAGAGCGCTTTAATCAGGCGCTTTCGGTTGCTATTGAAATTGGCAACCCGCCAGCAGAAGCAACTGCACTTAGCAATTTGGGTTCTACCTACAGCCGTCTTGGACGCTTTTCGCAAGCCTTAGAATATTTTGACAAAGCACTGCCAATCTTTAGGCGATCGCAAGATACTCAAAGTGAAGTTTCTACTCTTAATGATGTAGCGCTAATTTATACCCGCTTAGGAGAACCGAAACGGGCACTGTTGCTACAACACCAAATTTTGAGGATGCGGCGATTGTTAGGTGACTTTTCTGGTGAGGCAACAACGCTCAATGGCATTGGGTTTGCTTACAATGTCTTAGGCAAGTTTGAGCAAGCACTAGAATTTTTTGAAGCAGCACTTCCAATTCAACGAGCCGTCAAGAATGTGGTTGGTGAAGCAACCACTTTGAATAATATTGCCTCAATCTATAGTGATTTAGGAAAACCGAAACAAGCGCTATTACTGTACTCTCAAGTTCTTTTGACACGTCGAGCAATCAGCGATCAGGCAGGCGTTGCAACAACCCTTCACAACATTGGTTTTACCTACAGCACCCTGGCACAGCATCGCCAAGCAATGAAGTTCTACAAGCAAGCCATTGTGATTTATCAACAACTGGGCGATAGTCTCGGAGAAATTTCAACTTTGCTTAATATGGGAACCCTTTACGCCACAACGAAACGTAAAAAAATGGCGCGATCGTGCTACCAAAACGCTCAAGATTTAGCAGAGCAAATCGAATACCAGCCACTCTTGGAAAAAGTACAGCAGTTTATAGATTCTCTGTAG
- a CDS encoding FAD-dependent oxidoreductase, giving the protein MAKPAILTVDDDPEVLQAVSRDLRHQYGDRFRIVRADSGITALEVVQQLKLRNEAVALFLVDQRMPQMGGVEFLEQAKGIFPNAKRALLTAYADTDAAIKSINSARLDYYLLKPWNPPEERLYPVLDDLLDDWLAGFRPPFEGIRVIGNRWSPFSHQVKDFLARNQIPYKWLDIELEPDAAKLLEYAEADGRQQLPLVLFPDGSRLIQPSNLEIAAKIGLQTQAERPFYDLAIVGGGPAGLAAAVYGASEGLSTVLIEREAPGGQAGTSSRIENYLGFPVGLSGSDLARRGVTQARRFGVEILTPQVVTGVKLQDPYRVLQLADGSEISCHALLVATGVSYRWLNVPGAEKLTGAGIYYGAAMTEAIACSNEEVYLIGGANSAGQAAMHFSKYASKVIMLVRGESLSLSMSQYLIDQIAATANIQVCTGCSVVEVKGDEHLEEIAIAHAKTGQTETMPARSLFIFIGAIPKTDWLDGVIRRDTQGFIITGPDLTQNGKSPPGWPLERSPFLLESSVPGIFAAGDVRSGSIKRVASGVGEGSIAIQFVHRYLSNV; this is encoded by the coding sequence ATGGCGAAACCTGCAATTTTAACCGTCGATGACGATCCAGAAGTGTTGCAAGCGGTGTCACGAGACTTGCGGCATCAGTATGGCGATCGCTTCCGCATTGTCCGGGCAGATTCTGGTATTACCGCTCTGGAGGTAGTACAGCAACTCAAATTACGAAATGAAGCAGTTGCTTTATTCTTGGTGGATCAAAGAATGCCCCAAATGGGAGGTGTGGAGTTCCTTGAACAGGCAAAAGGCATCTTTCCTAATGCAAAACGTGCTTTGCTGACGGCGTATGCAGATACAGATGCAGCGATTAAATCAATTAATAGTGCCAGACTTGATTACTACTTACTTAAGCCCTGGAATCCACCAGAAGAGCGATTATATCCGGTTTTGGATGATTTACTAGATGACTGGCTAGCGGGATTCCGTCCACCCTTTGAAGGGATTCGAGTCATTGGTAATCGCTGGTCGCCTTTTTCCCATCAGGTAAAAGACTTCCTGGCGCGTAACCAGATTCCCTACAAGTGGTTGGATATTGAACTGGAGCCGGATGCAGCCAAATTACTGGAATACGCAGAAGCTGATGGTAGACAGCAATTGCCCTTGGTGCTGTTTCCCGATGGTTCCAGATTAATCCAACCATCTAATTTAGAGATTGCCGCTAAAATTGGACTGCAAACTCAGGCAGAGCGACCATTTTATGACTTGGCGATCGTTGGTGGTGGTCCTGCTGGACTGGCAGCCGCAGTCTATGGCGCTTCTGAAGGATTGAGTACGGTGTTAATTGAGCGTGAAGCTCCGGGTGGTCAAGCAGGCACGAGTTCGCGCATTGAAAACTATCTGGGGTTTCCTGTTGGCTTGAGCGGCAGCGATTTGGCCAGGCGGGGAGTCACTCAGGCGCGGCGATTTGGGGTAGAAATTCTCACTCCTCAAGTAGTAACTGGAGTTAAGCTGCAAGATCCTTATCGGGTTCTGCAATTGGCGGATGGTAGCGAGATTAGTTGCCATGCACTTTTAGTTGCAACCGGCGTTTCCTACCGTTGGCTAAATGTCCCAGGAGCCGAGAAGTTGACAGGAGCCGGAATTTATTACGGTGCTGCAATGACTGAGGCGATCGCCTGTAGCAATGAAGAGGTTTACCTCATAGGTGGGGCAAATTCTGCCGGACAAGCAGCAATGCATTTTTCTAAGTATGCCAGCAAAGTGATTATGCTGGTGCGGGGCGAGTCGCTTTCATTGAGTATGTCCCAATACTTGATTGACCAAATTGCGGCGACTGCAAATATCCAAGTTTGCACAGGTTGCAGCGTTGTGGAAGTGAAGGGAGATGAACATCTAGAAGAAATTGCGATCGCCCATGCCAAGACTGGACAAACTGAAACCATGCCAGCGCGATCGCTTTTTATTTTCATCGGTGCTATCCCCAAAACTGATTGGCTCGATGGTGTGATTCGACGCGATACTCAGGGATTTATCATCACAGGCCCCGACTTAACGCAAAATGGCAAATCTCCTCCAGGTTGGCCTTTGGAACGCTCACCTTTCTTGTTAGAATCCAGCGTTCCTGGCATCTTTGCAGCCGGAGATGTGCGATCTGGGTCAATTAAGCGGGTAGCATCCGGTGTGGGTGAAGGTTCGATCGCTATTCAATTCGTTCACCGCTACTTGAGCAATGTTTAG
- a CDS encoding aromatic ring-hydroxylating dioxygenase subunit alpha produces the protein MKNNDNFVLRNTWYYALPSNQIKPGMMISRIFLGEPVLLVRDQNGKVSAMRDICPHRAVPLSCGRFDGQEVECCYHGWRFNSGGRCTAIPSLVEEQQMDLSRFDVQSYEVREAQGNIWIYMADPDKSQPAASEMEIPVIPGFEERSLRGAAPTPQFVEVMRFPCFVDHAVVGLMDPAHSPYVHRAWWWRSGQLHEEVKQFDASPYGFTMRRHRLPANGGRLYLLIGGGVPETEISFRLPSVRIEETTIGKHRVVNLTAVTPISDTETEVTFVLYSTLPWVGFFKPLLHVLAQTFLGQDRTVVEKQQIGLKYNPVLRLIKDSDMQAQWYYQLKREYARSVAEGREFVNPVKDQVLRWRA, from the coding sequence ATGAAAAATAACGATAACTTTGTATTACGTAATACTTGGTACTATGCTCTGCCTAGTAATCAGATAAAGCCAGGTATGATGATCAGCCGCATTTTCTTGGGTGAACCTGTGCTGTTAGTCCGAGACCAAAATGGTAAAGTCTCGGCTATGAGAGATATTTGTCCTCATCGTGCCGTGCCTTTGAGTTGTGGTAGATTCGATGGGCAGGAAGTGGAATGCTGCTATCACGGTTGGCGCTTTAACTCAGGTGGACGCTGCACTGCAATTCCATCTCTTGTTGAGGAGCAACAGATGGATTTAAGCCGCTTTGACGTACAATCCTACGAAGTTCGGGAAGCCCAAGGGAATATTTGGATATATATGGCTGATCCCGATAAATCTCAGCCTGCTGCTTCTGAGATGGAAATTCCGGTGATTCCAGGGTTTGAGGAGCGATCCCTACGGGGGGCTGCGCCAACGCCCCAATTTGTAGAGGTGATGAGATTTCCCTGTTTTGTGGATCATGCAGTAGTAGGTCTGATGGATCCTGCTCATTCCCCCTATGTTCATCGTGCTTGGTGGTGGCGAAGTGGGCAACTGCATGAGGAAGTCAAGCAATTTGATGCTTCACCCTACGGCTTTACTATGCGACGACACCGATTACCAGCGAATGGAGGTCGATTATACTTGCTGATTGGTGGTGGTGTGCCGGAAACGGAGATTTCTTTTCGTTTACCTAGCGTCAGAATAGAAGAAACCACAATTGGCAAGCATAGAGTTGTTAATTTAACGGCAGTTACCCCTATTTCAGACACAGAAACTGAGGTAACTTTTGTTCTTTACTCGACACTTCCCTGGGTGGGATTTTTCAAGCCACTGCTGCATGTATTGGCACAAACCTTCCTAGGTCAAGACCGAACAGTTGTGGAAAAGCAACAGATTGGCCTTAAATATAATCCTGTACTACGACTAATTAAGGATTCAGATATGCAGGCGCAGTGGTATTACCAGTTAAAGCGGGAGTATGCTCGGTCTGTCGCTGAAGGACGAGAATTTGTGAACCCTGTTAAGGATCAAGTACTTCGCTGGCGTGCGTGA
- a CDS encoding NAD(P)-dependent alcohol dehydrogenase, producing the protein MYNTKAYSAASATSPLSSTNIERRDPTEQDVQIQILFCGICHSDLHSVRNEWSSSISTVYPIVPGHEIVGRVTKVGSAVTKYKPGDLAAVGCMVDSDGTCPHCRGGLEQFCSNMTQTYNSPDKHLGGVTYGGYSDSIVVDERFVLRVPSNLDLAGVAPLLCAGITTYSPMRHWGVTKGKKVGVVGLGGLGHMGVKLARAFDAHVVVFTTSPDKTEDALRLGADEVVVSRNTDEMQKHAGSFDFILDTVSAKHDINAYLNLLRLDGNITLVGAPEKPLDVSAFSLIMARRSLSGSMIGGIAETQEMLDFCGEHNITADVEVIPIQKVNEAYDRLLKSDVKYRFCIDMASLKSA; encoded by the coding sequence ATGTACAACACAAAAGCTTATTCCGCAGCCAGTGCAACATCACCGCTATCCTCCACCAATATCGAGCGGCGCGATCCAACTGAACAGGACGTGCAGATTCAAATCCTCTTCTGCGGCATCTGCCACTCCGATCTCCATTCGGTGCGTAACGAGTGGAGCAGCAGCATATCCACGGTCTATCCGATTGTTCCCGGTCATGAGATTGTCGGCCGTGTCACTAAGGTCGGCTCGGCAGTTACAAAGTACAAGCCTGGCGACCTGGCCGCGGTCGGCTGCATGGTTGACTCGGATGGCACCTGCCCCCATTGCAGGGGTGGTCTTGAGCAGTTCTGCTCGAACATGACCCAAACCTATAACTCCCCGGATAAACACCTTGGAGGTGTCACTTATGGTGGCTACTCTGATAGCATCGTCGTCGATGAACGCTTCGTTCTGCGCGTTCCCTCCAACCTCGATCTCGCTGGGGTTGCGCCGCTCCTCTGCGCCGGAATCACAACCTACTCGCCCATGCGCCACTGGGGTGTCACCAAGGGTAAGAAGGTCGGCGTGGTCGGTCTCGGTGGGCTGGGCCACATGGGCGTGAAGTTAGCTCGTGCGTTCGATGCCCACGTCGTCGTCTTCACCACTTCGCCCGATAAGACGGAAGACGCGCTCCGCCTCGGTGCCGATGAAGTCGTTGTCTCCCGTAACACCGACGAAATGCAAAAGCACGCTGGCAGCTTCGATTTCATTCTCGATACCGTCTCCGCCAAACACGACATCAACGCCTATCTCAACCTGCTTCGTCTCGACGGGAACATCACCTTGGTCGGCGCACCCGAGAAGCCCCTAGATGTCTCGGCATTCAGCCTCATCATGGCCCGCCGCAGTCTCTCCGGTTCTATGATCGGCGGCATCGCTGAAACCCAGGAAATGCTTGATTTTTGCGGTGAGCATAACATCACCGCCGATGTCGAAGTCATCCCGATCCAGAAGGTCAACGAAGCTTACGATCGCCTGCTCAAGTCTGATGTGAAGTACCGCTTCTGTATTGATATGGCATCCCTTAAATCTGCATAA
- a CDS encoding AraC family transcriptional regulator, with translation MNAANIDLMNDPQAKREADRAQANRDELKEHIARTIRHDGTIEPLKGLHFNRSCSPSECVHSVSIPAFCAIAQGSKEVLLGSDLYQYDPMHYLLATAELPIVSQILEASKEQPYLSLRLDLDPTLVGSVMVEAGHPSSSRTDVKAIDVSPLNANLLDAVVRLVRLLDSPAEGHVLAPLIKREIIYRLLMGEQGNRLRHIAVLGGYTHHIARAVERLRKDFDQPLRIESIARELGMSVSGFHHHFKSVTAMSPLQFQKQLRLQEARRVMLGENLDATSAAYRVGYDDASHFNREYKRLFGAPPMRDVERLREAARETASPI, from the coding sequence ATGAACGCTGCCAATATCGATTTAATGAACGACCCGCAGGCAAAGCGCGAGGCAGACAGAGCGCAAGCCAACAGAGACGAACTAAAAGAGCATATTGCACGGACTATTCGTCATGATGGGACGATTGAGCCTCTGAAAGGATTGCACTTCAACCGCTCCTGTTCGCCTTCGGAATGTGTTCATAGTGTCTCTATCCCTGCTTTTTGTGCGATCGCTCAGGGCAGCAAAGAAGTTCTTCTGGGCAGCGATCTCTATCAGTATGACCCGATGCATTATCTGCTTGCTACGGCCGAACTACCGATTGTCAGCCAAATTCTGGAAGCATCCAAGGAGCAACCGTACCTTAGCCTTCGCCTCGATCTCGACCCCACCCTCGTTGGCTCAGTGATGGTCGAGGCAGGGCATCCCTCATCGAGCCGTACTGATGTGAAAGCGATTGACGTAAGTCCGTTGAATGCAAATCTGTTGGACGCTGTGGTCAGACTCGTCAGGCTTCTAGATTCCCCTGCTGAAGGTCATGTTCTTGCACCACTGATTAAGCGGGAAATCATTTACCGACTCCTGATGGGAGAGCAAGGTAATCGGCTCCGCCATATTGCAGTTCTGGGTGGCTACACCCACCACATCGCCAGAGCCGTCGAGCGACTTCGTAAAGACTTTGACCAGCCGCTTCGGATTGAAAGCATCGCACGAGAGTTGGGAATGAGTGTATCGGGCTTTCACCATCACTTCAAGTCTGTCACTGCAATGAGTCCCTTGCAGTTCCAGAAGCAACTGCGGCTCCAAGAGGCTCGCCGTGTGATGCTGGGGGAAAACCTTGATGCTACCAGTGCTGCCTATCGAGTGGGGTATGATGATGCCTCGCACTTCAACCGGGAGTACAAGCGGCTCTTTGGTGCCCCACCGATGCGCGATGTGGAGCGGCTGCGAGAAGCTGCTAGGGAGACTGCTAGTCCAATCTGA